TATTTGCATATTGGCAGCAAAGATACCTGTTTGGACAGTTATCTTTTCCTTTTTCAGCAATTGAAGGAATTCCTCATAGAGCTCTTTTGCTTTCTCCGGAGGGGCAGATTGGGTAAAATCAGGTCTGCGTCCCCTTTTACAATTGGCATAGAGGGTAAATTGAGAAATAACCAAAACCGAGCCCTGAATATCTTTAACGCTGTTATTCATTTTACCGTTTTCATCATTAAAAATACGCAGTTCCAAACATTTCCGCACTGCATAATGCAAAATTTCAAAGGTATCGGAAGCAGCAAAGCCGACAAAAATTAAAAGACCGTTCTCTATTTTGCCGACAATTTCATTATCTACACGGCAAATTGCTTTGCTAACTCTTTGCAGGGTAATACGCATCAGTCAATCTTAAAACCGTGCACTTCAAAGCAGCCGGTATCGTCTATCCAAATAGACCCTTCTTTAAAAGGAGGAATATAAATTCCGAGGCGTCCAAAGCGAGCACCTGGTTTAATAAAACCGGCACTGATAGTAGCGCGTTCCCAGTCCTCATTTAATTTGGCTTTTACTTTAAAACGATTAACGATTTTGCCGTTTTCTTTAAAAACAATAAAGCGTAATTGCGGTCGTGGCGGATTAGGGGAATTCGTTTTGAAATAACATCTTAAGTAATAACCACCATAGCGACGGACATTAAATGGAGAGCTCAAAATTAAAACTGCTTTATCGGAAGCATCAATCCGAAGCGAGGTTTTCCCTTCCAAAGCTACATCCGGATCAATAATAACCGGGCTTTCAGTAATACTTTGAGGGCTTATCATTAACATCCAACCCTTCAATGCCTCTTCGGCAATTGTGGAAAAGGGACTGAAACTGTTATTCTGAATCAGGTTGGGGCTATCTTTCACATCCCGTTCTGTGAAACTAAGCGTAGTAACCGTTGCACAGGAACCGATGAAAATTAACAACAGGACCAGTAAACAAGGACCACCTAAGCGTTTAATCATTTAATAAAACCTCTTTCATTCAAATATTTAAGCACAACTCCCACGGCGATGGAATTTATCAATAAATTGGAGCCACCATAACTGATAAACGGCAACGGAATTCCCGTGGCTGGAACTAAACCGATATTCATTCCAATATTAATGAAGGTCTGAAACATAAGATAAGCCAAAATGCCTGCCGTGGCAACTTTTCTTTCGCGCACCTTTAATTCCCCTATATTATGGATTAGACGCAAGAAAAATGCTATAAACAACAATAACAAAAACATACAACCGACAAAACCGAATTCTTCTCCTAACACCGAAAAAATAAAATCGGTGCGGTGCTCCGGTAAAAAATTCATATTCTTTTGCGTTCCTTTCAGCCAACCCTTGCCAAAAACGGAGCCACTGCCTATCGCTATTTTTGCCTGAATAATTTGATAACCGGCTCCTAAGGGATCCCGCGTAGGATCCATAAAAGTTAAAATCCTATTCTGCTGATAGTCCTTCAGCCCCATCCAAAAAACAGGTGTGATTAATGCTATAAAAACATTGATGATGCCGGAAACAGTGATTGCTACCCAGGAAAGATGAGCTTTCAACAATAAAATAACCAAAATCAATATCCAAATTGGAATAGCAGGAAACCAGACAGAACTTATTATACTTACGATAGGACTGATGCACAGTAAAATATAAAACAAGGGAACTTCTGCAGCTATCAACATTGCAATCAGCGCTGCCCAAAAAACAAGGGTAGTGCCAAAATCAGGTTCCAGCATAATTAACAGCACCGGCAAAAGAGTTAATAAAAAACCATAGAGTATTTGCCGATATTCATTCAAATTCTCTTTGGAAATTATTCTGGCGACCATTAAAATAGTTAGCAGCTTAGCGCTTTCCGAGGGCTGATAATTGATGCCTCCTAAAGGAAACCATCGGTGAGCTCCGTTCACTGCAGGGGTAAAAAACACTAAGCTTAATGCCAGGATATTAAGAATATACAGCGGAACAACAAGCAAATCAAAAACAGGCATAGGAAGGCGTAACAGCAATGCAATTACTCCCAAAGCCAGGAAAGCAAAAAGGATTTGTTTCCACCAGCTGTTTTGCAGATGTATCTGCTTGCCGATAACGGTTGTAGAAGCACTGAAAATTACTATGCAACCAACAATAATCAGTAGCAGAAAAAGGGCAAAGAGCACAAAATCAAACTTCTTCCGGTTAATGAACATTGTTCTCTTCCATAGCTTGGTTTGCGGAAGGGTCAATTTCAGTTTCGGCAGGGGAAATATCCTCTTCCTTAGTGTCCTGTTCCGGTTCTTCCGTTTCAATTCCTTCGGCAGTTTTAAATTGAGGAGGTAAGGGTGTTACCTGCTTGATAGTTTCCAGATTGCCCAGATAATAGTTAAATATTTTTGCCGTTAAAGGAGCTGCCATTGCTCCACCCCCGCCTGCATTTTCCAAAAAAACCGTAACTGCTATTTCCGGTTTATCCTTCACCAAATATCCGCAAAACCAGGCATGGGTTTTTCTGCCCATCACATTTTCTGCGGAGCCGGTTTTTCCGTAAATCGTGGCTCCGTTAATTTTCGCATTAGCTCCTGTTCCGCCAGGGGCATTAACTACAGACCATAAACCCTGTTGAATCGTTTTCAGGGTTTGCATTTGCATCGGTAATCTTTTTTTAACTAAAGGCATAACCTGTTCCCGGGTAAGACGCCCTCTACCTGCAGTTTGTTTTAATAAATGCGGTTGAATCCATAAACCGTTATTGGCAATTGCAGCATAGAAAGCATTAATCTGCAGGGGAGTTGTTAAAACTTCACCCTGACCAATTGCCAGGTTAACTTTATGCCCTATAACACCTTCCTGCTTGCCAAAGGTCTTTTTATACCAACTCGTAGTAGGGAAAAAACCCTGCCTTTCATTGGGCAAATCAATCCCTGTTCTTCCATACAAATGTGATTCGCCTACATAGTTATGAAAATCTTCCATATTTATCTTCAGGGAAAGGTCATAAAAATAGGTATCACAGGAAAGCCGTAAAGCGTCAATAACATTATTGCTACCGTGCCCTCCACTATACCAGCAACGGAAAAAACGATTGCCAACCTTTAATCCTCCGGAACAAAAAGCCAAACGCGTTTCCGGAGTAACCAAACCCCTGTCCAAACCGATTCCTGCGGTTACAGGTTTAAAGACAGAACCTGGAGGATAGGTGCCGTAAATAATCCTATCCATCATTGGCTTTTCTTCCCGATTCAAATATTCCCAGGTTTCGGGCGAGATTTTTTGCATAAAGAGGTTGGGATCGTAATCCGGCTTGCTTACATAGGCAAGAATGCCGCCACTACGCACATCGCTAACAACAATTGCTCCCTTCATCCCTTCCGGAAAAATGCCGGAAACAAATTCCTGCAAATCGTTATCTATAGTTAAAATAAGGGAAAGTCCGTTTAAGGGTTCAATATTTCCCCCTTCTTCAAAGAGCTGCAAACTCCTGCCTTTAACATCTACCTGCACAATTTCCCTGCCGTCTTTTCCTCTTAAAAGAACTTCATAATAGCGTTCCAGACCCGTTTTCCCGATATAGCTATTGAGGGAATAATCCTCTTTTTGATAAAGCCCATATTCCTTCTCGTTAATCCTTCCCACATAACCGGTAAAATGATTAGGATATAGATAATTGCGAGTAGAACCAATGCGGAAGGAAAGCTCCGGA
This genomic interval from Candidatus Cloacimonas sp. contains the following:
- the dtd gene encoding D-aminoacyl-tRNA deacylase — its product is MRITLQRVSKAICRVDNEIVGKIENGLLIFVGFAASDTFEILHYAVRKCLELRIFNDENGKMNNSVKDIQGSVLVISQFTLYANCKRGRRPDFTQSAPPEKAKELYEEFLQLLKKEKITVQTGIFAANMQIELVNEGPVTINLEL
- the rodA gene encoding rod shape-determining protein RodA, encoding MFINRKKFDFVLFALFLLLIIVGCIVIFSASTTVIGKQIHLQNSWWKQILFAFLALGVIALLLRLPMPVFDLLVVPLYILNILALSLVFFTPAVNGAHRWFPLGGINYQPSESAKLLTILMVARIISKENLNEYRQILYGFLLTLLPVLLIMLEPDFGTTLVFWAALIAMLIAAEVPLFYILLCISPIVSIISSVWFPAIPIWILILVILLLKAHLSWVAITVSGIINVFIALITPVFWMGLKDYQQNRILTFMDPTRDPLGAGYQIIQAKIAIGSGSVFGKGWLKGTQKNMNFLPEHRTDFIFSVLGEEFGFVGCMFLLLLFIAFFLRLIHNIGELKVRERKVATAGILAYLMFQTFINIGMNIGLVPATGIPLPFISYGGSNLLINSIAVGVVLKYLNERGFIK
- the mrdA gene encoding penicillin-binding protein 2 — encoded protein: MIKNQTNITFSLVLAILFLFLAGSLFRLQVVEGAKYQRIAESNFIRIRRITATRGEIYDHKYRPIVQNVPSQNLYLTSGKIKDLNALSQFLQRNFGIADKDLKELVIKQRFKTYEEILLADNIPYETVLTLSEELNYFPELSFRIGSTRNYLYPNHFTGYVGRINEKEYGLYQKEDYSLNSYIGKTGLERYYEVLLRGKDGREIVQVDVKGRSLQLFEEGGNIEPLNGLSLILTIDNDLQEFVSGIFPEGMKGAIVVSDVRSGGILAYVSKPDYDPNLFMQKISPETWEYLNREEKPMMDRIIYGTYPPGSVFKPVTAGIGLDRGLVTPETRLAFCSGGLKVGNRFFRCWYSGGHGSNNVIDALRLSCDTYFYDLSLKINMEDFHNYVGESHLYGRTGIDLPNERQGFFPTTSWYKKTFGKQEGVIGHKVNLAIGQGEVLTTPLQINAFYAAIANNGLWIQPHLLKQTAGRGRLTREQVMPLVKKRLPMQMQTLKTIQQGLWSVVNAPGGTGANAKINGATIYGKTGSAENVMGRKTHAWFCGYLVKDKPEIAVTVFLENAGGGGAMAAPLTAKIFNYYLGNLETIKQVTPLPPQFKTAEGIETEEPEQDTKEEDISPAETEIDPSANQAMEENNVH